Proteins co-encoded in one Psychromonas sp. L1A2 genomic window:
- a CDS encoding transglutaminase family protein, whose protein sequence is MPEFLTRQSLSLIVFSYALVLVLLADQVNALLIIFGVLCAAWRIALFTGRVTALNKAITNSISVVCIAIIVLMVYKLGVLNILVHVILLGFSLKFLELKSVRDVHFFVNTGLVLVAVFLVFNHTILMASAAAIVACLLLMILLSIHGAALNTKPQLKILSKILVLSLPLAIILFLVLPRLPSMWQMPLQNKATTGLTDSVSPGSIAELSQSSALAFRASFSGEPPKGQARYWRVLTLDEFDGKTWSQSSSLKREERRVRRGQQIEYELIDKQSSYQLILEPHYKHYVPSLDFAYSSNDSTLLSDFSLRSIDPVYKRQAFEIEQYKQVDGFANTAKSLQKYTQLPNKIAAIDNPKTREWIDNKLAAGIDKYTILEQLLTMFNKGDFRYTLKPPLLGGQQIDDFLFSSQAGFCVHYASTYLYVARVLDVPARMVAGYLGGEWDNSNAFLSVRQYDAHAWVEIWKDKQWVRVDPTAYVSPERVEQGILQSLDDQSEFLSGQYLSLRHWQNNQLFNQLTNFLDRADYFWAVWVINYDNQKQLEILKRLLSNIPWLNLSMLILLLLFLGATITALWIFKPWQSEKLSIEDRLFNQLYEKVTEKYLTRSKGQTVVDYCKTLGELKVNAQPSLLKFATLYNQIKYQASLTSSQKSVLIAELVVLKKAINKQCKR, encoded by the coding sequence ATGCCTGAGTTTCTAACACGTCAAAGCTTGTCGTTAATTGTGTTTAGTTATGCATTAGTTCTCGTGTTATTAGCTGATCAAGTCAATGCACTATTAATCATTTTTGGTGTGCTTTGTGCTGCGTGGCGTATTGCACTGTTTACTGGACGAGTGACGGCATTAAATAAAGCTATTACCAATAGTATATCGGTCGTTTGTATCGCGATTATTGTGTTGATGGTTTATAAATTAGGTGTGCTAAATATATTAGTACATGTCATTTTGTTAGGGTTTAGTCTTAAGTTTCTGGAATTAAAATCTGTTCGAGATGTGCACTTTTTTGTCAATACAGGTTTAGTGCTCGTCGCGGTTTTCCTTGTGTTTAATCATACTATATTGATGGCCAGTGCAGCTGCCATTGTGGCATGTCTGCTGCTAATGATTTTACTGTCAATACACGGTGCAGCTTTAAACACAAAACCCCAACTTAAAATACTGAGTAAGATATTAGTCTTAAGTTTGCCATTGGCGATTATTCTTTTCCTTGTGTTACCTCGCCTACCTTCTATGTGGCAAATGCCATTACAAAATAAAGCAACGACGGGGTTAACGGATAGTGTCAGCCCGGGCAGTATTGCTGAGTTAAGTCAATCTTCTGCATTAGCGTTTAGAGCGAGTTTTAGTGGTGAGCCGCCGAAGGGGCAAGCGCGTTATTGGCGAGTGCTTACTTTAGATGAGTTTGATGGGAAAACATGGTCACAGAGTAGCAGCCTGAAAAGAGAAGAACGAAGGGTTAGAAGAGGACAACAGATTGAATACGAATTAATTGATAAACAAAGTAGTTATCAATTAATACTAGAACCTCATTATAAACATTACGTACCGAGTCTAGATTTTGCCTATTCAAGTAATGACAGTACCTTGTTAAGTGACTTTAGCTTACGCAGTATCGATCCTGTTTATAAACGTCAAGCCTTTGAAATAGAGCAATATAAGCAAGTTGATGGTTTTGCTAATACCGCTAAATCATTACAAAAATATACGCAGTTACCAAATAAGATTGCAGCAATAGATAACCCTAAAACAAGAGAGTGGATAGACAATAAGCTCGCTGCAGGTATTGATAAATATACGATATTAGAACAATTGTTAACGATGTTTAATAAAGGTGATTTTCGTTATACCTTAAAACCACCTTTATTGGGTGGGCAACAAATTGATGATTTTCTCTTTTCATCACAAGCAGGATTTTGTGTTCATTACGCGAGTACTTATTTGTATGTGGCTAGGGTATTGGATGTGCCTGCACGTATGGTCGCTGGTTATTTAGGAGGGGAATGGGATAACTCGAATGCGTTTTTGAGCGTACGCCAATATGATGCTCATGCTTGGGTTGAAATTTGGAAAGATAAGCAATGGGTGCGTGTTGACCCAACGGCTTATGTTTCACCAGAACGCGTTGAGCAAGGTATCTTGCAAAGCTTGGATGATCAAAGTGAGTTTTTATCAGGGCAATACTTGTCACTTCGTCATTGGCAAAATAATCAATTATTCAATCAACTTACTAACTTTCTTGATAGAGCTGATTATTTTTGGGCGGTTTGGGTTATAAATTATGATAATCAGAAGCAACTTGAAATACTGAAACGTTTATTGAGTAATATTCCTTGGTTAAATTTATCAATGTTGATTCTGCTACTGTTATTTTTAGGCGCAACGATCACTGCATTATGGATATTTAAACCGTGGCAATCTGAAAAATTATCTATTGAAGATCGTCTGTTTAATCAGTTATATGAGAAAGTAACTGAAAAATATTTAACAAGAAGCAAAGGACAGACAGTTGTAGATTACTGTAAAACGTTAGGCGAGCTTAAGGTTAATGCGCAGCCTTCATTGCTAAAGTTTGCTACGTTGTATAACCAAATAAAATATCAGGCCAGTTTAACATCATCGCAAAAAAGCGTGTTGATTGCAGAGCTTGTCGTGTTGAAAAAAGCGATTAATAAGCAATGTAAGCGTTAA
- a CDS encoding GxxExxY protein yields MGCAIEVHKNLGPGLLESSYEKCLAYELSNLNIPYKQQFSLPIRYKSIEIDCAYRIDLLVADEIIIELKSVSQLTAIHEAQILTYMKLANVKTGLLINFNTVFLKNGIKRFKT; encoded by the coding sequence ATTGGTTGTGCTATTGAAGTTCATAAAAACTTAGGTCCTGGATTACTAGAGTCGAGTTATGAAAAATGTTTAGCTTATGAATTATCCAATTTAAATATCCCATACAAGCAACAATTTTCCTTACCTATAAGATATAAATCTATTGAGATTGATTGCGCCTATAGAATTGATCTACTCGTTGCTGATGAGATCATTATTGAACTCAAAAGTGTAAGTCAGTTAACAGCTATCCATGAAGCACAAATATTAACCTATATGAAATTAGCTAATGTGAAGACAGGTCTGTTAATTAATTTTAATACTGTTTTTTTGAAGAATGGTATTAAGCGTTTTAAAACTTAA
- a CDS encoding DUF58 domain-containing protein, with protein sequence MTAKKITNKFKTLINQRFDRWLIKRIPVVDSITLNRGNSFIFPSRFGLMFLATCVILFLVGTNYQNNLILFLVYFLLSFMITCLLLSYQNLSGLVLTATNSEDQFANENCTFTLRLTLPRNAKSNRAQQTSFAFKQASSTFPSSIAQPLSEQQNITLFAKSAKRGWFKPGRVTVQSYYPFGLFRVWSHIDLGFSSLLYPSPIENALNDVVLSGEETDVGNQAAKVGFDTFSTLKPFQQGESLKSIAWKQVAQGKGTFTKLFEEERGGDVFLSLSAFNGVPTEKRLSMLAYQVLTYEQQGISYALDLGTRVIDVGSGAEHQQLCLRALALYGDEHA encoded by the coding sequence ATGACCGCAAAAAAAATTACTAATAAGTTTAAGACGCTGATAAATCAACGCTTCGACCGTTGGCTTATTAAGCGTATTCCCGTGGTTGATAGTATTACCTTAAATCGAGGTAATAGTTTTATTTTCCCATCTCGTTTTGGCCTGATGTTTTTGGCGACCTGTGTTATTTTATTTTTGGTTGGCACTAATTATCAAAACAACTTAATTCTATTTTTAGTATACTTTTTATTAAGCTTTATGATCACGTGTTTACTATTAAGTTATCAAAACTTATCAGGTCTTGTGTTGACGGCGACCAATAGTGAAGATCAATTTGCTAATGAAAATTGTACATTCACACTTCGTTTAACCTTGCCAAGAAATGCCAAATCGAATCGTGCCCAACAAACGAGTTTTGCTTTTAAACAGGCTAGTTCAACTTTCCCTTCGAGCATCGCGCAACCTTTATCTGAACAACAAAATATAACCTTGTTTGCAAAAAGTGCGAAACGAGGTTGGTTTAAACCTGGGCGAGTCACGGTTCAGTCTTATTATCCTTTTGGGTTGTTTAGAGTGTGGTCACATATCGATCTGGGTTTCTCAAGCTTGTTATACCCAAGCCCCATTGAAAATGCATTAAATGACGTGGTGCTAAGCGGTGAAGAAACTGATGTAGGCAACCAAGCAGCTAAAGTTGGTTTTGATACGTTTAGTACTTTAAAGCCATTTCAACAGGGCGAGTCCTTAAAATCGATCGCATGGAAACAAGTTGCTCAAGGCAAAGGGACTTTTACTAAGTTGTTTGAGGAAGAGCGAGGTGGCGATGTGTTTTTATCGCTATCTGCTTTTAATGGTGTGCCCACTGAAAAGCGGTTATCCATGTTAGCTTATCAAGTGTTAACGTATGAACAGCAAGGCATTAGCTATGCATTAGATCTTGGAACAAGGGTTATTGACGTTGGCTCTGGTGCGGAACATCAACAGTTATGTTTGCGTGCCTTAGCGTTATATGGAGATGAGCATGCCTGA